Sequence from the Phyllobacterium zundukense genome:
CGCTATCGGGCCGGTCATCAATCGCGCCGCTGAAGTTGCGCCGCCGGTGCCTGCATTGAGGTTGGGACAAATCAGGACGCGGCGAAATAGACCGAGTGCCGCCGAACAGTTTGCCGTGAGGCTCGTTGTCCCGTTGATCGCGGCGCCGGATAATGGGCTTCCGGAAAATATCATATTGGAGGTACTGAATGTGCAGGACTGGGCGTGTATTTGTGTCGGCAACATCTGCAGGCAAATGAACAGCAGAAAACCGGTCAGCAAACGTTTCACGAGCAAACCACACTCTTGATCTTGACCTGCACCCCCTGCTTTGCCTGATACGGAAAACGCGCCCGGCAACTCTTGCCATCCTCAAGGTCGACAACAATGTCGTTCTGTGCTCCAAGCGCGGAAATATAGGCTTCGCCGTCATATCCGATCACAAATTCTTTGCCTGTCCTTTCCACATGGCCACGCAGGCCGGCTTCCAGGGCCTTACCGCTCGCATCAAGAAGCGTGACAAGCGCAGAAGCGGTCGTTTCTTCCACGTCGAAGTTAATAACGACGCCGCTGCGATCTGCGGGCACAACCACGTTGCGCGTCGAGCCGACGCTTGCGTCGACGGGCAGATTTTTCGGATCGATGGCCACGATATTCGGCTCATACGATCTGAGATTTGGCACCAGTATCCGTCCGCTCCGGTTTGTACGCCCAACCGGGCGGTTCTCGAATGAAACGTCGATATCCGGCGCGCCGACATCCACGACCGCGAAGGCATCGTCTATGCGGTTGGTGGCAAAGACGCCTCCTGAAGCGACGGCAATCGCCCCATCAACCTGCGCATTGGCGCGAACCGTATCGTTGAATTGCTGCACGCTACCTTCGATCCTTGCATAGCGCGCCCGGTAACTCGCGGACGCGGAACGGTCCGGGTTGCTGCCTTCGCTGGTTCTCAGGCGCCATCCATAGCTGCCCTCCTCCTGCCTTTCCGATTTCGCCACATCGATAAAACCCGCTGGTCCGTCGGCGGTCTGCTCGTAACCGGTCGAAACATTGATGTCATTGTCGAACGGGATGGTGAGCCCGGCAAAGACACCGAAACTCTCGCTGTCTTCCAAGTCTGTAAAGGCAGTGGCGTAGAATGAACTGCTCTTGAACAATGACTAGCTGAAGGATGCCCCGATGATCTTGCTGTCATCGCCTTTGTCGAGGTCGAGCTGCGTATAGGAGAAGTTCAGATTGCTGCGATCGAATGGTCCCGGCGTTGACAGGGTGACCTGCGCCAGCGACCGTGGTACGCGCGGGCTGAAGACGCTGACGCCGCTCGGATCAAAAATCGGATCGAGTTCATCGTCTGCAGACACAGAGGCGATGTCGTCGTAGCTACCAAAAGCCTGTTGCAAGCGCGCGAACAAGGTGTAGTTGCCATGCGTGACTTCCACAGACCCGTTGAGGATCATGCCGGCGTCGCCATCATGACTACTTCCAGCGGCAGCGACCGAGGCTACTCCATAGGCGCCTAGTGGAAACGCCGCCCCAATGCCGCCGTTGAGTAGATCCACCCCGCCTTCGAAATGCCCTTCCAGGGTCAGCCAATTGGTGAGACCATAACGGAAGGTGGCGACGCCCATCGGAGCACCGTCATAGTCGTTGGACTCGGTACCGTAGTTTCGGCGCGGAAAGCCGAGATCCGCAGAAAAATCGATCAGCCCTTTTTGCAGCAACAGGCTCGACGAATAAAATGGCAGCGTCGTTCGCGTCTCGCGCCCCAATGTATCCCGCAGGACAATCTGCGCCTCGCCCTGTCCGGAAAAAACTGGAAAGTTTGTCACCTCGAATGGTCCGGAAGGCACTGCCCCGCTATAGGTCCTGACATTCTGCGTATAGACCTCAAGCGTCGAGGGCACCGCCGCAGTGCCCGAAAGAATGGGCACGGGCAACGTTACGAGATCTGGACGCAGGGAAAAATTGCGCTGCACCTGCATGCCGCCCAGAAAGACCGGCCGTGTCCACGGCAGGCCTCCCGAGATGAAATCTCCGGCGCGGTAGGTGATCAGCCGTTCGGCATCGGAGTAACTCCACGTGGTATTTAGCCTTTTCACTCCCTCGAGCTCGCCATCCGACATGTTTGCCGTAAAGGATTGATTCAGCGTTCCATAGGGGCTGAAGAACCGCGCATCGAACCCGCCGGAGATTCCCTGGAATGGTTTGACATTGCCATCCATAAGGTCATTGCTACCCGCGAAAAGCGAATAATTTAGCACGGCGCCGTAACTCGACTGGGGTTTTTGCGCCTTGTCGTCCGTTGTTACCTTGGGACTTATGTCAATGACCTTCGCCGCACGAGCGCTGTCATCAATTGTGACGTAGAGCCGTTGCGTGGCGGCATCTATCCGGTAGTCGAGACCAGGGACATCCTCGAGCCTTACGGAGCCGTTGGGCCCGCGAACCTTGGTGTTGGCCTTCAACCCGACTTCATGCAATTCCTGCGGCGTGGCCGACAGACCGCCATCGGCAAGTTGTCTGAAAGCGCCAATCATTTCAGTCGAGGTATCATTGATAAAAACCTCCAGATAAAGATCTCCTGCCTCAACGCTCTGAGATATGTTCTGATCAGGTATCGGTGGACCTTGGTTCTGGGCTCGACCAGATGAGAGCGTGCAGAGGCCCGTGCAGAAAATCGCCAGCGCTCTACCGGCCGCTGATAGAAACATCGGCATTGAGCGGTCCGAAATCGCTTTGCGCTTTCAGGTCGGCCGACCCGGAGGAAACCGATTTGCCCGAAGCGATAGGCCACTCCATGCTCGATTCGCCAAGAACATAGCCGACCAGTCCCTTGCGATTGCCGAGCACGCGGCCACCTTGACTTAGTTGCACGTCGGCAAGCCTCAACCTTGTATCGCCTGTGTTGCGCGCTCTCAGCATCAGCGCGCCCTTCGATTTCACGAGTCCCCAAGCCACCTTCGGCGGCGAGGCGTCCTCATCCTTGAAGAAGACGGGGATCGAATAGCGAACGACAAGCGCGACAGTGCCTGCTCGTTTGCGCGATGGATCGGGTAGTTCGTCAACGATGACGCGGTAGCCTTCCTCACCTGCAACCGGCTTTTTCGTAACCCGCACGACACGAACGGCATACTCTTTGGCGCTGGGCAGGGTCGTGGACGGAGGACTGACGATGACGTCGTTCGTCGGCTCAAGCTGTTCCACGCCATTTATCTGCGTCCAGCGGAACACACGGATCTGCACATTGATCGGCCGCTTGGCCTCGTTCGTCAACGTGAGAACACCGGCACTGCCTGGCGCGATCATCTCGAGATTGGTCGGCGAAACACGTAAGGAAGCACTCTGGGCCACACCGGAAAAGAGCATGAAGAGGCTCATCGCGCCGATGCTATATAGCATGGTCCGCATTCGGTTCTCCTTGAAAGAGGATCAGTAAGTAACGGTTACTGCAACTGTGTCGCTATAGGCCCCCGCACCGGGCGTGGATTGGGGCGGAACGCGCCCAAACACCGTAATCGGCTGCACGGCCCCATTTCCCGTGCCCGATACCGTGTCCGTCAACACCGTAGTCCCCCAGACATTCGTATGGTTGACATCGCGGTAGAGATTGTAGCTGACGGTGGCGGCGCCTGGTCCGGTCATCAAGCGGGCGGTAAGCGAAGCTCCGCTTCCTGTACCCAGCCCGATACCCACATTATAGGGGGTACCGGTCGTGCACTGCACGCTGATGGTGCTGGTCGAGTCGAGATTGGCATCAATGACACCATGTGATCCAAAATCCAGATCGGAGGCAGATACCAGCTTGCACTCGGTCGTTATCGTGATCCTGACAGCAAAACTCCCCGTTGCTGTCGCTGCCAAGGCGGGACTTGTGAGGCAGGTTAAAACGGCAAAACCTGCGGTAACCAAACCTCGTACCAAAATGCCAAAATTCATTTATCCTCCTCCAGGTGTCGGCGCCGATAGCAACCGCCTCCAGTTCACTACAAACGAATCAGTATTATGGCCCCCTATTATGATTCTAAAGTCGTAACCTTTTCAAGTTACTTATGCAAGCGCCAGCTTTCCATTGTCGATAATATTCTTGTCTTTTCAACGACTTAGTCATGTTTCTATGCAAAAATTCAACGCGACGCTCTATCCGATACTATTTTGTATCAAACTAGTATATTAAAAAACCAGTGTAATGGGTCAACATTGCTGGCTCAATATTTTGCGTAATTTTAATACTTTTGGTTGTACTTTGGAACGAATGTTCGCGCAGGTCACGTATTTGTCCACGGTAGGCACCCAGGCGGGCCTGACTGCTCGCCTTAGAACCCAAACGATTTCTGCGCCGGTTGCGGTGATCTCGAAATGGACGCCCTCCAGCTCGAGCATGCGCGCCTTGGCGACGGAGCCCCCAGGTGCAGAGAAACCACCGACTTTGCCCCCGGCTGCCAGTACCCGATGGCAGGGAATAATCAACGGCACCGGGTTCCTGGCCATGGCTTGGCCAACATCACGCGCGGCTTCCGGTCCTGCACCAAGTTGCTTGGCCAATGCCCCGTAGGTCGTCGTATGGCCCCAACCCAACTGCCGTGCCGCAGCATATATCTGCTCGAAAAATCCGTCCTGCTCGCCCAAATCAAGTTTAAAGCCGAAAAAATCGATCTCTTCACCCTCGAAATAGCGCTTTGCCGCAGCCACCGCTTGAAGCACTTGCTCGGAGGGTTGGCCGGGTTCAGCGTCAGGTAGCCTGCGAAGCAGCAACCGTTCTGTCGCGTCGGCACTTTTGGTCGGTAACTGAAAACGTGTGATCCCGATATCGCTCCAGGCGATACCGCAGAAGCCACCCGCGGTTTCGAAAATAAGATAATGATGCACTGTCTGGCCCATCGCACGGCCCTCACATTTCAACTGCCATAAAAATCGTGCAATCGGCTCGTGAATTCAACCCGATTCCTGCTTCATGCAACCGCTCGGTTGTTCGAGGTCGTCAAAAAGATGCGCGGGAGCAGCATCTAATTATTTTGGCTTAATAACTTGACTCGTTTTATCATATTATTTTATAGCTATCTCCGCAACCTCGCTGGCAATTTTACTCGGGCATTTTAAATAAAAATGCCCGAATAAAAGCCGTTTTATACCTCATTACAATCATCTATCAAGAAGATATCCAAATGAGAAAAGAAATAAATCTTTACGATGGCAATGCTCTTGTTGATGTATTGATACAATATAAGCCAAAGCTCATGAAAATTGCTGAAAGCGTACTGCATTCTCGCACGCAATCGGAAGATATATTTCATGATGCTGTTCTCAAGGCATGTACCATGCGGCCAAGCTGCATTCGCTGCCCGGTTGGCTATGCTTGCCGCATGGTCTACAATCTGGCCTTGGACGAGGCCCGCAGGCGGTCCTATGAAAAGCTCAACATGACACCCGTCGACGGTATGGAATCAATCCCTGCCCCGAGCGTCAGCGCGCTCGACTGTCTGGTGACCACAGAAACCTTGTGGGAAGTGCTGAACTCATTGAACAATCTGCCGAAACGCACCCAGGACGCATTTGTCCGCCATCGTGTAGACGGTATTCCGCAGAAGGATATCGCGGAAGAACTGGGGGTATCCAGAACCCTCGTCAATTTCATGATCAGAGATGGGCACCGCGCGTGCCAGCAAACCCTTAGTGCAGCTTAGACAAGCGGCGGCCGCGGATAAGCAGCAGCGCAAACACCGGTCCGCCCAGCAGCGTAGCGACAAGCCCTGTCGGCAACTGCCACGGGAAATAGGCGGTACGACCGATGAAGTCGGCTGTTGCCATGAGCAGCGCTCCGCATAGTGCCGAACCCATCAGATGTGGCAAGCCGCGCGTCAGCCCAAGCCGCTGCGCCAGATGCGGAGCCATCAGCCCGACGAAGCTCAACGGACCCACTATCAGAGTGGCCATGGCTGTCAGCAGCGCGGCTACGGCAAGGATAAGTATCTGCAGCTTCTTCACATCAACGCCGTGTGAATGTGCCGACAGATCACCCAAAGCGAATTGCTGCAGCGGTCGAACGAGGAGCATAACCGTGATGATGCCGACGATTGCCAATGCCGAGATGATCAATGACATGGCACTGCTCACCCCGTAGGTCGAGCCCGCCATCCAGCTGATCAGTGACAGGGCTCGCGGGTCACCTGAGGCGAGGACGACGGAGATCAATGCGGTCAGAAATGCTCCCAGCGATACGCCAAACATCAGAAACTGGTTCCCGGAGTGCGCCGCGCGGCTCATCGCGAAGAGGATAGCGAGAACTGTCCCGGCACCCAAAAAGCCGCCGATAAGTCGATGGGTGATGGTCGGTTCTGATACAACGAACAGGATACAAAGCAATCCGAACGCTGTTCCGGCACTGACGCCCAGAACCTCCGGACTTGCCATGGCGTTGCCGGTCAGACGCTGCAACAGACTGCCGGCAAGCGCCAGCATGATACCCGCGGAAGTTGCGGCCACGAGTCGAGGAAGCCGCCATGGCAACAGGGATTTCAGTGTCGCGCCGGTACTGCTTATCCACGATCCGTCGACGCCCCTGCCGACAAATATCGCGACCATTGCGACGGCCAGAACGAGACCGGCAAGCGTCGCTATCAGTATCAGGGGCCGGCTGCTTGCGGCGGGGGACGATCCACTGTGAATCGCCGTTTGCAGCGAACCGCCACGCTTCAACATCACGAACAGAAGTACCGGCACTCCGATCAGCGCAGTCGCCGCACCGGTCGGAACATAGCTTCCTGTTTTTGCGGTATAAATTTGCATGATCTGATCAACGATGATCAACAAGGCAGCGCCGATGAGCGGAGCAACAATGAGCCTTGTATTGATCCGCCGGGCGCCAATAGCCCTCGCGATCGCGGGCGCAGCGAGGCCGAGAAAGCCGATCACACCCACTGCGCTGACCGTGAACGTCGTCAGGGCCACGGCGACAAACAACGCAGCAGCCCGGACAAATTGCAGTTTGATTCCAAGTCCTTTCGCTGCCTCACCAAGCGTCAGGACACTCAACTGCCGGACAAGCAGCAGCGCAAGTACGGTAAAGCCGACGACTTTCGGGAGAAGTCCGGCAACCGAGCGCCAGTCGTTCTGGTTCAACGATCCGCCACCCCAGACGAATAGACCTGACAGATAGTGGTCGTTCATCAGCGTCAGCAGCGTAACGATTGCCGTACAGTAGAGGCCCATAACCAGGCCTGTCAGGATGACGGCAATCGGCTGGAATTTGAATCGCCATGCGACGGCAAAGACGACGGCCATCGCGGCGAAGCCACCGAAAGCCGTTGCCGTGTCGCGGCT
This genomic interval carries:
- a CDS encoding fimbria/pilus outer membrane usher protein, translated to MFKSSSFYATAFTDLEDSESFGVFAGLTIPFDNDINVSTGYEQTADGPAGFIDVAKSERQEEGSYGWRLRTSEGSNPDRSASASYRARYARIEGSVQQFNDTVRANAQVDGAIAVASGGVFATNRIDDAFAVVDVGAPDIDVSFENRPVGRTNRSGRILVPNLRSYEPNIVAIDPKNLPVDASVGSTRNVVVPADRSGVVINFDVEETTASALVTLLDASGKALEAGLRGHVERTGKEFVIGYDGEAYISALGAQNDIVVDLEDGKSCRARFPYQAKQGVQVKIKSVVCS
- a CDS encoding fimbria/pilus outer membrane usher protein: MIGAFRQLADGGLSATPQELHEVGLKANTKVRGPNGSVRLEDVPGLDYRIDAATQRLYVTIDDSARAAKVIDISPKVTTDDKAQKPQSSYGAVLNYSLFAGSNDLMDGNVKPFQGISGGFDARFFSPYGTLNQSFTANMSDGELEGVKRLNTTWSYSDAERLITYRAGDFISGGLPWTRPVFLGGMQVQRNFSLRPDLVTLPVPILSGTAAVPSTLEVYTQNVRTYSGAVPSGPFEVTNFPVFSGQGEAQIVLRDTLGRETRTTLPFYSSSLLLQKGLIDFSADLGFPRRNYGTESNDYDGAPMGVATFRYGLTNWLTLEGHFEGGVDLLNGGIGAAFPLGAYGVASVAAAGSSHDGDAGMILNGSVEVTHGNYTLFARLQQAFGSYDDIASVSADDELDPIFDPSGVSVFSPRVPRSLAQVTLSTPGPFDRSNLNFSYTQLDLDKGDDSKIIGASFS
- a CDS encoding molecular chaperone, which encodes MRTMLYSIGAMSLFMLFSGVAQSASLRVSPTNLEMIAPGSAGVLTLTNEAKRPINVQIRVFRWTQINGVEQLEPTNDVIVSPPSTTLPSAKEYAVRVVRVTKKPVAGEEGYRVIVDELPDPSRKRAGTVALVVRYSIPVFFKDEDASPPKVAWGLVKSKGALMLRARNTGDTRLRLADVQLSQGGRVLGNRKGLVGYVLGESSMEWPIASGKSVSSGSADLKAQSDFGPLNADVSISGR
- a CDS encoding spore coat U domain-containing protein, whose protein sequence is MNFGILVRGLVTAGFAVLTCLTSPALAATATGSFAVRITITTECKLVSASDLDFGSHGVIDANLDSTSTISVQCTTGTPYNVGIGLGTGSGASLTARLMTGPGAATVSYNLYRDVNHTNVWGTTVLTDTVSGTGNGAVQPITVFGRVPPQSTPGAGAYSDTVAVTVTY
- a CDS encoding sigma-70 family RNA polymerase sigma factor, which gives rise to MRKEINLYDGNALVDVLIQYKPKLMKIAESVLHSRTQSEDIFHDAVLKACTMRPSCIRCPVGYACRMVYNLALDEARRRSYEKLNMTPVDGMESIPAPSVSALDCLVTTETLWEVLNSLNNLPKRTQDAFVRHRVDGIPQKDIAEELGVSRTLVNFMIRDGHRACQQTLSAA
- the fhuB gene encoding Fe(3+)-hydroxamate ABC transporter permease FhuB, giving the protein MKHIAARPWLATGLLWCIAAAIAAFNLGPLIGGAGVRAVFSLPSAGDSQAVLLHYSVLPRLAMSCVGGFALGLSGMLFQHVLRNPLASPSTLGVEAGAQLALGIAMLWFPALLGWSRDTATAFGGFAAMAVVFAVAWRFKFQPIAVILTGLVMGLYCTAIVTLLTLMNDHYLSGLFVWGGGSLNQNDWRSVAGLLPKVVGFTVLALLLVRQLSVLTLGEAAKGLGIKLQFVRAAALFVAVALTTFTVSAVGVIGFLGLAAPAIARAIGARRINTRLIVAPLIGAALLIIVDQIMQIYTAKTGSYVPTGAATALIGVPVLLFVMLKRGGSLQTAIHSGSSPAASSRPLILIATLAGLVLAVAMVAIFVGRGVDGSWISSTGATLKSLLPWRLPRLVAATSAGIMLALAGSLLQRLTGNAMASPEVLGVSAGTAFGLLCILFVVSEPTITHRLIGGFLGAGTVLAILFAMSRAAHSGNQFLMFGVSLGAFLTALISVVLASGDPRALSLISWMAGSTYGVSSAMSLIISALAIVGIITVMLLVRPLQQFALGDLSAHSHGVDVKKLQILILAVAALLTAMATLIVGPLSFVGLMAPHLAQRLGLTRGLPHLMGSALCGALLMATADFIGRTAYFPWQLPTGLVATLLGGPVFALLLIRGRRLSKLH